A stretch of [Clostridium] scindens DNA encodes these proteins:
- a CDS encoding pyruvate formate lyase family protein, translating into MSAQNFAVNQRMKNLIARNRELALGKKRELLAPNPEFLIYHWSGECEAFAPASGELAPPKEQVISFGDHNCRVETGKPYPYADQMPSKTGKFEYSEYNWAVDYAYFLDHSPVVIHPDELIVGEMNWQLEEARLYKYPEECQRLGFEARKVGAGGFSLAHTCPDLGIGITLGWSGILEKIRKNRAKFESYGNQKSAEYLAASDLVVSAIIRYIDRYAKEAKKRGKAEVDREQKLLYERIADNCKALAVGPPQTFEQGIQWINFFFVVERMNGHGNGYGRFDQFMYALYEKGIMDGSLTRETARELIAEQYLKYGASYFSFGGRNEKLEDATNELSWVALEAYDMLGGYNHLGVMWHEDMDPAYFQYACEVVARHGAGTPTLVNYDVLRASELYSGFSEEDAWNVCYSGCQWYCSVGKEYQDQDVNCIVLIQPMQRAMKNCIQKNLTTFEEFWEEYDKEVHVSADALVALKNSQYLWQHKVWPEMITSTCMHGPIEKGKDVTDIGAVNNNYTSVNILGVPNVIDSIYAMKKLIFEERMYTMEELLDALERDWEGQEVMRQRFLNVDKFGNDLDDVDRMAVKVSEHIREVLESKRNIKGFFFRPSLFQFMGHTYAGPFMGATPDGRHKDEFLAHGMNPMPGRNQNGISATANSLCKIDLRHFQGGSLQIELTPIVTQTLGDTARFINHFSRVFFQKHGVQINLNIVDLKELKKAMDDPENPKYQDIVVKVTGYSAHFVAMDRKLQEEFVSRVNYVEG; encoded by the coding sequence ATGAGCGCACAGAACTTTGCAGTAAATCAGAGGATGAAGAACTTGATTGCCCGCAACCGCGAGCTGGCTTTGGGGAAAAAGAGAGAATTGCTGGCGCCGAACCCGGAATTCCTGATCTATCACTGGTCGGGGGAATGCGAGGCATTTGCCCCAGCCTCCGGAGAACTGGCGCCGCCCAAGGAGCAGGTGATATCCTTCGGGGATCATAATTGCCGGGTGGAGACTGGGAAGCCCTATCCTTATGCGGATCAGATGCCTTCCAAAACAGGGAAGTTCGAGTATTCAGAGTATAATTGGGCGGTAGACTATGCATACTTCCTGGATCACAGCCCAGTGGTCATCCATCCAGATGAACTGATCGTTGGAGAGATGAACTGGCAGTTAGAAGAGGCGAGACTGTATAAGTACCCGGAGGAATGCCAGAGACTTGGATTTGAAGCCAGGAAGGTAGGGGCTGGCGGATTCAGCCTGGCACACACATGCCCGGATCTTGGAATCGGCATTACGCTTGGCTGGAGCGGGATATTAGAGAAGATAAGGAAGAATCGCGCGAAGTTTGAATCATACGGGAATCAGAAGAGCGCGGAATATCTGGCAGCAAGCGATCTGGTAGTCTCCGCGATCATCCGGTATATCGACCGCTATGCTAAGGAGGCCAAAAAGCGCGGCAAGGCGGAAGTAGACCGGGAGCAGAAACTTCTGTACGAGCGAATCGCCGATAACTGCAAAGCCCTGGCGGTGGGGCCGCCCCAGACGTTTGAACAGGGAATCCAGTGGATTAATTTCTTTTTCGTGGTAGAGAGAATGAATGGGCATGGCAACGGATACGGACGGTTTGACCAGTTCATGTATGCCTTGTACGAGAAGGGAATTATGGACGGCTCCCTGACCAGAGAGACGGCGCGTGAACTGATCGCCGAGCAGTATCTGAAGTATGGTGCCAGCTACTTTTCCTTCGGGGGCAGGAACGAGAAACTCGAAGACGCCACCAACGAGTTAAGCTGGGTCGCCTTGGAGGCCTATGATATGCTGGGCGGCTATAATCATCTTGGCGTAATGTGGCATGAGGATATGGATCCGGCATATTTCCAGTATGCCTGCGAAGTAGTCGCAAGGCATGGCGCGGGAACGCCTACGCTGGTGAACTATGATGTATTAAGGGCGAGCGAGCTGTATTCGGGATTCAGCGAGGAGGACGCATGGAATGTATGCTACAGCGGATGCCAGTGGTATTGCTCCGTAGGAAAGGAATATCAGGATCAGGATGTGAACTGCATCGTGCTGATCCAGCCCATGCAGCGAGCCATGAAGAACTGCATCCAAAAGAATCTTACGACATTCGAGGAATTCTGGGAAGAGTATGACAAGGAAGTCCATGTAAGCGCGGATGCCCTGGTTGCTTTAAAAAATTCCCAATATCTGTGGCAGCATAAAGTGTGGCCGGAGATGATCACATCCACCTGCATGCATGGACCGATTGAAAAGGGCAAGGACGTTACGGATATCGGGGCAGTCAATAATAATTATACTTCTGTCAATATCCTGGGCGTGCCAAACGTCATTGATTCGATCTATGCTATGAAGAAATTGATCTTCGAGGAGCGGATGTACACGATGGAGGAACTTCTTGACGCGCTGGAACGGGATTGGGAAGGACAGGAGGTTATGCGCCAGCGGTTCCTGAATGTGGATAAATTCGGAAATGATCTGGATGATGTGGACCGTATGGCAGTAAAGGTAAGCGAGCATATCCGGGAGGTGCTGGAATCCAAGAGAAACATAAAAGGATTCTTCTTCCGTCCCTCTCTATTCCAGTTTATGGGACATACATACGCAGGGCCATTTATGGGAGCCACGCCTGACGGACGGCATAAAGATGAATTCCTGGCGCACGGCATGAATCCGATGCCAGGTCGGAATCAGAATGGAATCAGCGCCACCGCCAATTCCCTCTGCAAGATCGACTTGAGGCATTTCCAGGGAGGATCCCTGCAGATCGAGTTGACCCCCATCGTTACCCAGACACTGGGAGACACGGCAAGATTTATCAATCACTTTTCCAGGGTATTCTTTCAGAAGCATGGAGTTCAGATTAATTTAAACATCGTGGATTTAAAAGAACTTAAAAAAGCAATGGATGATCCGGAAAATCCCAAGTATCAGGATATCGTGGTGAAGGTAACCGGCTACTCCGCTCATTTCGTGGCAATGGACCGCAAGCTGCAGGAAGAGTTTGTCAGCAGAGTCAACTATGTAGAAGGATAG